Proteins encoded within one genomic window of Heptranchias perlo isolate sHepPer1 chromosome 35, sHepPer1.hap1, whole genome shotgun sequence:
- the LOC137302023 gene encoding zona pellucida sperm-binding protein 3-like — MTNHMPLKLYIDSCAATLSPDKDSTPRYNIIDYHGCLLDSKAEDSFSTFVLPRGERELDKLQFDLDAFRFFGDDRSLIFITCHLKVAAVDPSNSMNKACTFQNIWTPLEESTNDVCACCHLGSCSATRDFRPDSRGRRDLVSGPESDAELKWEGEASLGPLVILDPDVTELATESLHELEQRMQERSPGGVESEVVLILALTVTAVSLISASLIALFLYRKHKQTQFN; from the exons atgaccaaccacatgcccttgaagctctacattgacagctgtgcagctacattgagcccagacaaggattccaccccaagatacaacatcattgactaccatgg ttgcctcctggacagcaaagctgaggactccttttcaacctttgtgttgccaagaggtgaacgtgagctggacaaactccagtttgacctggatgcgttccgcttctttggagatgaccgttccttg attttcatcacctgtcacttgaaagttgctgcagtggatccgagtaattccatgaacaaagcttgtactttccagaatat ctggaccccattagaagaatcgaccaatgatgtgtgtgcctgttgtcatctgggCAGCTGCAGTGCCACGAGGGATTTCCGACctgattccagaggaaggagggatcttgtatctggacctg agagtgatgctgaattgaagtgggagggtgaggcctcacttggacccctggtcattctggatcctgaTGTGACAGAGCTGGCAACTGAGTCCCTTCATGAGcttgagcaaaggatgcaggagaggtctccaggtg gtgtggagtctgaggtggtcctgatcctggccctgactgtgaccgctgtctctctgatctctgcttctttgatcgccttgttcctgtacaggaaacacaagcaaacccagttcaactag